One genomic segment of Thermostichus vulcanus str. 'Rupite' includes these proteins:
- a CDS encoding septal ring lytic transglycosylase RlpA family protein, giving the protein MRNWKWLGQGLDPAQKLGLVSCLCVTALGLPIGIVGSLAPRAQASTRTGSPNGRATNLADVSEATVLDGPSTLSPAAVQVPAPQSISGILAEQQGTLSAATLPIPAKPGSLNLDDLLDQVRQAAPTSGEEPALKIGEQQQQTSQPISTLYDYQMDGQQVVTVYVRDLPVVSFVEQPELDNPLERATSLVAQLNQIAQGSLKDTTITLDWADPKPTEQESGVPLYAIHVNEEELLRIDEGVLLVDSQRPVDTAVLAVNRLRRLLLDAPPIQAPALPQSPTLTATARQPKTGAQQEPVPAPTRVVGPVEEGIASWYDLHKTRHEMTAAHPTLPFGTEVRVTNVENGRQAIVRINDRGPFIPGRIIDVSIRAAEVLGMVRSGIAPVRVEVVQR; this is encoded by the coding sequence ATGCGGAATTGGAAATGGCTTGGACAGGGACTGGATCCCGCCCAGAAATTGGGTTTGGTCAGTTGCCTCTGTGTCACGGCTTTGGGCTTACCTATCGGGATTGTCGGTAGTTTGGCTCCACGGGCACAAGCCTCAACTCGAACAGGATCCCCCAATGGCAGAGCAACCAATTTGGCAGATGTATCAGAAGCAACTGTATTAGACGGGCCCTCTACCCTATCGCCAGCGGCTGTCCAAGTTCCTGCACCCCAATCCATTTCTGGAATTTTGGCCGAGCAGCAGGGCACTTTATCCGCTGCTACCCTACCCATCCCCGCCAAACCGGGCAGCCTAAACCTGGATGACCTTTTGGATCAAGTTCGTCAAGCGGCCCCTACCTCCGGGGAAGAACCCGCCCTCAAGATCGGCGAACAGCAGCAGCAAACCAGCCAGCCCATCTCCACCCTGTACGACTATCAGATGGACGGCCAGCAGGTGGTCACGGTTTACGTGCGGGATCTGCCCGTGGTCAGCTTTGTCGAGCAACCTGAGTTGGATAACCCTCTGGAACGAGCCACTTCTTTGGTGGCCCAGCTGAACCAAATAGCGCAGGGATCCCTGAAAGACACCACCATTACCCTCGACTGGGCAGACCCGAAACCCACAGAACAAGAGTCGGGTGTTCCACTCTATGCCATCCATGTCAACGAAGAAGAACTGCTTCGTATCGATGAGGGGGTGCTGTTGGTGGATAGCCAGCGCCCCGTCGATACTGCTGTGCTGGCAGTCAACCGTTTGCGTCGTCTGTTGCTGGATGCCCCTCCCATTCAGGCCCCAGCTTTGCCCCAGTCCCCCACCCTCACTGCTACAGCCCGCCAGCCCAAAACGGGAGCTCAGCAGGAACCTGTTCCAGCTCCCACCCGCGTGGTTGGGCCTGTGGAAGAAGGCATTGCCTCCTGGTATGACCTACACAAAACCCGCCATGAAATGACAGCTGCCCACCCCACCTTGCCCTTTGGCACCGAGGTACGGGTCACCAATGTGGAGAATGGTCGCCAAGCCATCGTGCGCATCAATGACCGCGGCCCTTTCATTCCCGGTCGCATTATTGATGTGTCAATTCGAGCGGCGGAAGTGCTGGGGATGGTACGTTCTGGGATTGCTCCCGTGCGGGTGGAAGTGGTGCAGCGTTGA
- the purM gene encoding phosphoribosylformylglycinamidine cyclo-ligase gives MDYRSAGVDIDLGRALVKGIQERVARTKVPSSGSSGTLGGIGGFAGLFELPTGYQAPVLVAGTDGVGTKLQIAQQWGQHRGVGIDLVAMCVNDVLTVGAKPLFFLDYIATGKLEPDALLQVIDGILEGCQQAGCELLGGETAEMPGFYPPGEYDLAGFCVGIVEKSAILDGSQVCIGDRLLALPSSGVHSNGYSLVRRIVAEGGWTWDHQPQGWERPLGEVFLTPTRIYVEAVHQLQQAGIEIHGMAHITGGGIPENLPRCLAPTQAARLTPHSWRIPREFSWLQEQGQVETDEMFRTFNLGVGYVLVVPPDVQERVQSLLPEAQAIGEVVAAEAGEHPVRVLGLENWGSL, from the coding sequence TTGGATTACCGTTCCGCAGGGGTTGACATAGATCTGGGCCGCGCCCTTGTCAAGGGGATCCAGGAGCGGGTCGCACGTACTAAAGTCCCGTCTTCCGGTTCTTCAGGAACCCTAGGGGGAATCGGTGGGTTCGCGGGTCTGTTTGAGTTGCCAACGGGGTATCAAGCGCCTGTATTGGTGGCGGGAACCGATGGGGTGGGCACCAAGTTGCAGATTGCGCAGCAGTGGGGCCAGCACCGTGGGGTCGGCATTGATTTGGTGGCCATGTGCGTCAATGATGTGCTGACGGTGGGGGCAAAGCCGCTGTTTTTCCTGGATTACATCGCCACCGGCAAGCTGGAGCCAGACGCCCTCTTGCAGGTGATCGACGGGATCCTAGAGGGCTGCCAACAGGCGGGTTGTGAATTGCTCGGCGGCGAAACGGCGGAGATGCCGGGGTTCTATCCGCCGGGGGAATATGACCTGGCGGGGTTTTGCGTCGGCATTGTCGAGAAATCCGCCATCTTGGATGGATCCCAGGTGTGCATTGGGGATCGGCTGTTGGCTCTGCCCAGTAGTGGTGTTCACAGCAACGGCTACAGCCTGGTGCGCCGGATTGTGGCGGAGGGGGGCTGGACTTGGGATCATCAACCGCAGGGATGGGAGCGGCCCTTGGGGGAAGTGTTTCTCACCCCGACCCGCATCTACGTTGAGGCAGTACACCAGCTACAGCAGGCAGGCATTGAAATCCACGGCATGGCCCACATCACCGGTGGCGGCATCCCCGAAAACCTGCCCCGTTGTTTGGCCCCCACGCAAGCAGCACGCCTTACCCCCCACAGTTGGCGGATCCCACGGGAGTTTTCTTGGCTCCAGGAGCAGGGGCAGGTGGAGACTGACGAGATGTTCCGGACTTTCAATCTTGGGGTAGGGTACGTGTTGGTTGTGCCACCCGATGTGCAGGAACGGGTGCAAAGCCTCCTGCCGGAAGCCCAGGCAATTGGGGAGGTGGTGGCGGCAGAGGCTGGGGAACATCCTGTGCGAGTCTTGGGCCTAGAGAATTGGGGATCCCTTTGA
- a CDS encoding ABC transporter ATP-binding protein, with protein MTVLGSASAIEVEHLSKTYGTFTAIRDISFQVNAGEIMGFLGPNGAGKTTSMRILTGFLPASEGTARVAGFDINQDSMAVRQRIGYLPENPPLYTEMTVEGYLHFVAQLKRVSPGDRATQVNRAIQRCSLEEKRHTLIRKLSKGFKQRVGIAQALVHDPPVIILDEPTVGLDPKQIIEVRNLIKSLAGEHTIILSTHILPEVSMTCDRVVIINRGQVAAIGTPSELTAQFQGQHQAHLHIGAASETAIRTALERIPQVQILSLEPRTAVESQRWQLQLSSSTPVDTWIPEVAKALIQSDMALYEIGRSQASLEEIFLQLTTQERSGQEGSDSAPDSEIPEEAAA; from the coding sequence ATGACTGTTCTAGGAAGCGCAAGCGCGATCGAAGTTGAACACTTGAGCAAAACCTACGGCACTTTTACTGCCATCCGGGATATCTCTTTTCAGGTGAATGCCGGAGAGATCATGGGATTTTTGGGGCCCAACGGAGCTGGGAAAACCACCTCCATGCGCATCCTGACAGGATTCTTGCCTGCCAGTGAGGGGACGGCACGGGTGGCTGGATTCGATATCAACCAAGACTCCATGGCGGTGCGCCAACGGATTGGTTATCTGCCGGAAAATCCGCCCCTCTACACCGAAATGACCGTGGAGGGCTACCTGCATTTTGTGGCCCAACTCAAACGGGTTAGCCCCGGTGACCGAGCAACACAGGTGAATCGGGCTATACAGCGCTGCAGCCTAGAAGAAAAACGCCACACCCTGATCCGCAAGCTCTCTAAAGGGTTTAAGCAGCGGGTAGGGATTGCCCAGGCTTTGGTCCATGATCCACCCGTGATCATTTTGGATGAACCGACAGTGGGCCTGGATCCGAAGCAGATCATTGAGGTGCGCAACCTGATCAAAAGCTTGGCCGGGGAACACACGATCATTCTTTCCACCCACATCCTGCCAGAGGTGAGCATGACCTGTGACCGGGTGGTGATCATCAATCGCGGCCAAGTGGCGGCCATCGGTACCCCCAGTGAGCTGACGGCCCAATTTCAGGGGCAACACCAGGCTCATCTGCACATCGGTGCTGCCAGCGAAACTGCCATCCGCACAGCTCTAGAACGGATCCCACAGGTGCAAATTTTGAGCCTAGAACCTCGTACTGCGGTAGAGTCTCAGCGATGGCAACTGCAACTGAGCAGCAGTACCCCCGTTGATACATGGATCCCTGAGGTGGCCAAAGCCCTGATCCAGTCGGATATGGCTCTCTACGAAATTGGTCGTTCACAAGCCTCTCTGGAGGAGATTTTCCTGCAACTGACGACCCAAGAGAGATCTGGCCAAGAGGGATCCGACTCAGCGCCAGACTCTGAGATCCCTGAGGAGGCAGCAGCATGA
- a CDS encoding ABC transporter permease, translating into MNGVITIFRKELRGYFTSPIAYVVAAVFWGLAGFFFTNILVRVIAIAQQADLFAQFGQDSSFDAATILSQQFLNLLGTIFLFLLPILTMGSYAEERRRGTIELLATSPITNLAVAVGKWLAVWVFFITLLIPPLVYQVLTLSTSNPAVDYRLTLVGYVGLALMAGSVMALGLFVSSLTDSTLIAAVATFGLVLLLWVVDAAAGQENNWIAATLRHLSLLQQYGNWVQGIVSSSSLILFLSITVLGLFATVQAVESLRWQQS; encoded by the coding sequence ATGAACGGAGTGATCACGATTTTCCGCAAAGAGTTGCGGGGATATTTCACCTCCCCCATTGCCTATGTAGTCGCGGCGGTATTTTGGGGCTTGGCCGGGTTCTTCTTCACCAATATCCTGGTGCGGGTGATCGCTATTGCGCAGCAGGCGGATTTATTTGCCCAGTTTGGCCAAGACAGCAGCTTTGATGCAGCCACCATTCTCTCGCAGCAATTTTTGAACCTGCTGGGCACGATTTTTCTCTTTTTGCTGCCGATCCTAACGATGGGATCCTACGCCGAAGAACGGCGACGCGGCACGATAGAGCTGCTGGCCACTTCCCCGATCACCAACTTGGCGGTGGCAGTGGGCAAGTGGCTGGCGGTGTGGGTCTTTTTCATAACGCTGCTGATCCCGCCCTTGGTGTACCAGGTGCTGACTCTGAGCACTTCCAATCCGGCGGTGGATTATCGGCTGACCCTGGTGGGTTATGTTGGATTGGCGCTGATGGCGGGCAGTGTCATGGCTTTGGGCTTGTTTGTCTCCTCCCTCACCGACAGTACCCTAATCGCGGCGGTGGCCACTTTTGGTTTGGTGCTGTTGCTTTGGGTAGTGGATGCGGCAGCCGGTCAGGAGAACAACTGGATTGCGGCCACCCTGCGGCATCTTTCCCTGCTGCAGCAATATGGCAACTGGGTGCAAGGGATTGTCAGCAGCAGCAGCCTGATTTTGTTCTTGAGCATCACGGTGCTGGGGTTGTTTGCCACGGTGCAGGCGGTGGAAAGTCTGCGTTGGCAGCAGAGCTAA
- a CDS encoding GldG family protein: MKNGQALSDWTGIIGIGVIAIGLVVGSALTGWTAVPFSLLAAGLALLVFWGITHRQQVGSFLGLRSTQTNANILVSVAAMAVILVLINVVAVRYDARLDLTEGGLFTLSPQTQQLVQGLSRPVKVWVVTTAPDPNLREQLERYRRLNPSRFQFEFVDPNRNPLVAQRLQVTQSNTLVVESGESRQQLPQPPAPDLESNLTPILSKVVNRGEAVAYFVQGHGEASLEANGGTVSFAQAVGSLGREGYRAEPLNLVQAEIPEDADVLVLAGPQRPLFPGEVEKLQEYLANGGRVLLLIGPRVDAGLDPLLEEWGVVLADDIIVEASSVSQLLGTGPAVALVTSYGDHPITAPLAAQRLMTLFPLARSVETEAREGIQATPLLRTSPQSWGETSVDLENTPVQFDPDRDKPGPLTLGVALTRSLDNSEANAEQNAEQNDEQESKPREARFVVIGNVNFAVNGNLLQQGNQDLFLNTLNWLTEQTDQISIRPKSITNRRLTLTRQNLNWLVLGSTVLLPLLALGSGAALWWQRR; this comes from the coding sequence ATGAAAAACGGACAGGCATTATCCGATTGGACAGGCATTATTGGCATCGGGGTGATTGCCATTGGCTTAGTGGTGGGATCCGCCCTGACGGGTTGGACGGCGGTGCCCTTTAGCCTGCTCGCCGCCGGACTGGCACTGCTGGTGTTCTGGGGTATCACCCACCGACAACAGGTGGGATCCTTCCTAGGTTTGCGCTCCACCCAAACCAACGCCAATATCCTCGTCTCGGTGGCAGCGATGGCGGTGATTTTGGTGCTGATCAACGTGGTGGCAGTGCGCTACGATGCCCGGCTGGATCTGACGGAAGGGGGGCTGTTTACCCTGTCACCCCAAACCCAACAGTTGGTTCAGGGCCTATCCCGCCCCGTTAAGGTATGGGTAGTCACCACCGCACCGGATCCGAACCTACGAGAACAACTGGAGCGTTACCGGCGTCTTAACCCCAGCCGCTTCCAGTTTGAGTTTGTGGATCCCAACCGCAATCCCTTGGTGGCCCAGCGGCTGCAGGTCACCCAGAGCAATACCTTGGTGGTGGAATCGGGAGAGAGCCGCCAGCAACTGCCACAACCGCCGGCCCCTGATCTGGAGAGCAACCTCACCCCGATCCTTTCTAAAGTGGTGAACCGAGGGGAAGCGGTCGCCTACTTTGTGCAAGGGCATGGGGAAGCCTCTCTGGAGGCGAATGGGGGAACGGTCAGTTTTGCGCAAGCGGTGGGATCCCTAGGTCGAGAAGGCTACCGAGCAGAACCCCTGAACCTGGTGCAGGCGGAGATCCCGGAGGATGCGGACGTGCTGGTGCTGGCAGGGCCACAACGTCCTTTGTTCCCAGGAGAAGTGGAGAAGCTACAGGAGTATTTGGCCAATGGCGGCAGGGTTTTGTTGTTGATTGGCCCCCGGGTGGATGCTGGACTGGATCCCTTGCTGGAGGAGTGGGGGGTGGTCTTGGCGGATGACATTATTGTGGAGGCCAGCAGCGTTAGCCAGCTGTTGGGAACCGGCCCGGCTGTAGCTCTGGTCACCAGCTATGGCGATCACCCGATCACTGCGCCACTGGCAGCCCAGCGGTTGATGACCCTCTTCCCGCTGGCTCGTTCTGTCGAAACCGAGGCGCGAGAAGGGATCCAAGCCACGCCGCTGCTGCGCACCAGTCCCCAGAGTTGGGGGGAAACCAGCGTTGATCTGGAGAATACCCCGGTGCAGTTTGATCCTGATCGCGATAAGCCTGGACCCTTAACCCTGGGAGTCGCGCTCACCCGCAGTCTCGACAACAGTGAGGCCAATGCTGAGCAGAACGCTGAACAAAACGATGAACAGGAATCTAAGCCAAGAGAAGCCCGCTTTGTGGTGATTGGCAACGTCAATTTTGCGGTGAACGGCAACCTCCTGCAGCAGGGGAACCAGGATCTGTTTTTGAATACCCTCAACTGGCTGACGGAGCAAACGGATCAAATCTCCATCCGACCCAAATCGATTACCAACCGTCGCCTTACCCTGACCAGGCAAAACCTGAATTGGCTGGTGCTCGGCTCTACGGTGCTCCTGCCCCTGCTGGCGCTGGGATCTGGTGCAGCGCTCTGGTGGCAAAGACGGTAG
- a CDS encoding DUF4340 domain-containing protein, with product MFKRTTLILLGLAVACILGYFLFDNAQQLRQQAEAERAKLFHVQTDTIARIEIQQQSSDEPELIVLERVPDSDPTQWRILSPIQSAALDFPISSLLNTFSRLTPEITLEGSLDNPEDLAAFGLDNPKQQITLMPQAGDPYRLSIGNDNFDRSGFYARANDGEVVLIASAQKGSLLPSLLALRDKTLLSFDSADVESFQVRLAEADPEQFQIERQGNGWQITDPKRLPADDTNVNRLLNTLARLQAVEFPAETQADLAPYGLDNPSAQLTIKLAASAENSDPAPLTVALGSETNGQVHVITSQHPAVATLLTSTADILRSDLEDLRDHRIARLNANQIEAITLASEGEEITLQPLPSESGSPGIRWENPDQPGQAQELTSIFSTLNSARASEFLQDDPEAQKSLQDPTLRLTFRPKPDSGQDPLTLSLAPSGLRAYVQSSYQPDIAVIDLSTFHTLETEVNRLLEQEEAS from the coding sequence ATGTTCAAGCGCACCACCCTAATTCTGTTAGGCTTGGCCGTGGCCTGCATCCTCGGCTATTTCCTCTTCGACAATGCCCAGCAGCTGCGCCAACAGGCGGAAGCGGAACGGGCAAAACTGTTCCATGTCCAGACCGATACGATTGCCCGCATTGAGATCCAGCAGCAAAGCTCCGACGAACCGGAGTTGATCGTTCTGGAACGGGTGCCAGACAGTGATCCGACCCAGTGGCGAATTCTCAGCCCAATTCAGTCAGCAGCCCTGGATTTCCCCATCTCCAGCCTGTTAAACACCTTTTCCCGCCTCACCCCAGAAATCACCCTAGAGGGATCCCTGGATAATCCTGAGGATTTGGCCGCCTTTGGCCTGGATAACCCCAAACAGCAGATCACCCTCATGCCTCAGGCGGGGGATCCCTATCGACTTTCGATCGGAAACGACAACTTTGACCGCTCCGGTTTTTATGCCCGCGCCAATGATGGAGAAGTGGTGTTGATCGCCAGTGCCCAAAAGGGATCCCTGTTACCCTCGCTGCTGGCTCTGCGGGATAAAACCCTGCTTAGCTTTGATTCGGCTGATGTGGAATCGTTCCAGGTGCGACTGGCAGAGGCGGATCCGGAGCAATTTCAGATAGAGCGGCAGGGCAATGGCTGGCAGATAACCGACCCGAAGCGGCTACCTGCGGATGATACCAACGTGAATCGGTTGCTGAATACCCTGGCCCGTTTGCAAGCGGTGGAGTTTCCCGCCGAAACTCAGGCGGATTTGGCCCCCTACGGTCTGGATAACCCCTCCGCCCAGCTGACGATTAAACTCGCGGCCTCTGCCGAAAACTCTGATCCCGCCCCACTGACCGTGGCTCTTGGCTCAGAAACCAACGGACAAGTGCATGTGATCACCTCTCAACATCCGGCAGTGGCCACGCTACTCACCAGTACAGCCGACATTCTCCGTTCTGATCTCGAAGATCTACGGGATCACCGTATTGCCCGCCTCAATGCCAATCAAATTGAGGCCATCACCCTTGCGTCGGAAGGAGAGGAGATCACCTTACAACCCTTGCCCAGCGAGAGCGGATCCCCTGGCATTCGTTGGGAAAACCCCGACCAACCGGGCCAAGCGCAGGAGCTCACCTCGATTTTTTCCACCCTCAACTCCGCCCGAGCGAGCGAATTCCTGCAGGACGATCCAGAGGCCCAGAAAAGCTTGCAGGATCCCACCCTGCGGCTGACCTTTCGGCCCAAACCCGATTCTGGGCAGGATCCCCTGACTTTGAGCTTGGCCCCATCGGGGTTACGCGCCTACGTGCAAAGCAGCTACCAGCCGGATATCGCCGTCATCGACCTCAGCACCTTCCACACCCTGGAAACAGAGGTGAATCGGCTGCTGGAACAAGAGGAAGCTAGTTAA
- a CDS encoding universal stress protein — MYNRILVALDRSELSDMVFQKAIQLAEAMQANLMVLHVLSHEEPGAPEPPMILGVDYSSTISAELWQSYREQCAIFEQNQQDYLRSLTDEAAEHGVHAEFSLNYGNPGRVICDLARSWEADLVVVGRRGHSGLSELFMGSVSNYVLHHAPCSVLTVQGKAIQKKAPTPTGEMAAATS, encoded by the coding sequence ATGTACAACAGGATTTTGGTAGCCTTGGATCGGTCGGAATTGAGCGACATGGTCTTCCAAAAAGCGATCCAACTGGCGGAAGCCATGCAAGCCAATCTGATGGTGCTCCATGTTCTCTCCCACGAGGAGCCCGGTGCTCCAGAACCGCCGATGATCTTGGGAGTGGATTACAGTTCCACCATCAGCGCCGAGCTGTGGCAATCCTATCGGGAGCAATGTGCCATCTTTGAGCAAAACCAGCAGGATTATCTGCGTTCGCTGACGGATGAAGCGGCTGAACACGGAGTACACGCCGAATTTAGCCTCAACTATGGCAATCCTGGTCGCGTCATCTGTGATTTAGCCCGCTCTTGGGAGGCAGATTTGGTGGTGGTGGGCCGCCGCGGACACTCCGGTTTGAGTGAGTTGTTCATGGGGAGTGTCAGCAACTACGTGCTGCACCATGCCCCCTGTTCTGTATTGACGGTACAGGGAAAAGCCATCCAGAAAAAAGCGCCTACCCCCACCGGTGAAATGGCTGCGGCCACCTCGTGA
- a CDS encoding M14 family zinc carboxypeptidase, producing MPQDLSVSAQRIQQQVLGYSVQGRPIHLWQLTQGIPSVLLVAGVHGNEVEGYDLIERYVHSELWGSLAGRATVWVIPRLNPDGCAVGQRLNANGVDLNRNMPTQDWIPNPLEARYPPGSAPGSEPETQALLACLEHIQPQFILSAHSCENHPCVNYNGPALELARVMAAHNGLPVTDDIGYPTPGSLGTWAGWERGIPTLTLELLRGTPLNQVWQEQVQALQALLEYLSVADRGSTPTINKMGQET from the coding sequence ATGCCCCAAGACCTCAGCGTTAGTGCCCAAAGGATCCAACAGCAGGTTCTCGGGTATTCCGTACAGGGCCGTCCGATTCACCTGTGGCAACTGACCCAAGGGATCCCCTCGGTACTACTGGTGGCAGGGGTACACGGCAATGAGGTGGAGGGGTACGACCTGATCGAGCGGTATGTGCACTCAGAGCTATGGGGATCCCTGGCAGGCAGGGCAACGGTGTGGGTGATCCCGCGGTTGAACCCGGATGGCTGTGCAGTGGGGCAACGACTCAATGCCAACGGGGTGGATCTCAACCGCAATATGCCCACACAAGACTGGATCCCAAACCCCCTAGAAGCTCGCTATCCTCCGGGATCCGCCCCCGGTTCTGAACCTGAGACGCAGGCATTGCTGGCTTGTCTGGAGCACATTCAGCCTCAGTTCATTCTCTCCGCCCACTCTTGCGAGAACCATCCTTGTGTGAATTACAATGGCCCTGCCCTGGAGTTGGCCCGGGTGATGGCGGCCCACAACGGTTTACCGGTCACGGACGATATTGGCTACCCCACACCCGGCTCTCTCGGCACTTGGGCCGGTTGGGAACGCGGGATCCCGACCCTTACCCTAGAACTCTTGCGGGGGACTCCCCTGAACCAGGTGTGGCAAGAACAAGTCCAGGCATTGCAGGCGCTGTTGGAGTATCTTTCGGTTGCAGACAGAGGATCAACCCCAACGATCAACAAAATGGGTCAAGAAACTTGA
- a CDS encoding single-stranded DNA-binding protein — protein MNSIVLLGEVLAEPELRYTPDNLAVTSLLLSFPSLRPEEPDYQVRVSSFGELAQKVVDSCHVGDRVTVEGQLHMNVVERDGRKEKLAEITARRIHHLGSGQVLSLTGMSEASTAVRDSGTESFSPKPAAAASFSPPNPDEIPF, from the coding sequence ATGAATTCAATTGTCTTGCTCGGTGAAGTTCTGGCCGAGCCGGAGCTTCGCTACACACCTGACAACTTGGCCGTGACTTCTCTGCTGCTCAGCTTTCCCAGTTTGCGTCCTGAGGAGCCGGACTATCAGGTGCGGGTTTCTTCCTTCGGAGAACTGGCGCAAAAGGTGGTGGATAGCTGCCATGTGGGGGATCGGGTAACGGTGGAGGGGCAACTGCACATGAATGTGGTGGAGCGGGATGGAAGGAAGGAAAAACTGGCAGAAATTACTGCCCGCCGCATCCATCACCTGGGATCCGGCCAGGTGCTGTCTTTAACGGGAATGAGTGAAGCCTCAACAGCCGTTCGCGATAGCGGGACGGAGTCCTTCTCGCCCAAACCTGCTGCTGCCGCTTCTTTTTCTCCGCCCAACCCAGACGAGATCCCGTTTTAG
- the rpsF gene encoding 30S ribosomal protein S6: MPRAYETMLILRPDMSDEPLEQLLNSQEAILRENGAANLETTNKGKRRFAGFEMKGFKEGLYIQMNYEAEPSAVATWEKGLRINENVLRYMTTRSDLV; this comes from the coding sequence ATGCCCCGCGCCTATGAAACGATGCTGATTTTGCGTCCTGATATGTCGGATGAACCTCTCGAGCAGCTGCTCAACAGTCAGGAGGCGATCTTGCGAGAGAATGGGGCAGCCAATTTGGAGACCACCAACAAAGGGAAGCGCCGCTTTGCCGGGTTTGAGATGAAAGGCTTTAAGGAAGGGCTGTACATCCAGATGAACTACGAAGCAGAACCGAGCGCGGTGGCCACTTGGGAAAAAGGGCTGCGCATTAACGAAAATGTGTTGCGCTACATGACGACCCGCTCGGATTTGGTTTGA
- a CDS encoding acyl carrier protein: MSADDVYSRVRKIVSEQLGVEDGKVTPEANFQNDLGADSLDTVELVMAFEEEFDLEIPDEDAEGIATVQDAVDYISKKAAA, encoded by the coding sequence ATGAGCGCAGATGACGTTTACAGCCGTGTTCGCAAGATCGTGTCGGAACAGCTGGGTGTAGAAGACGGCAAAGTGACTCCGGAAGCCAATTTCCAGAACGACCTGGGGGCCGACAGCCTCGATACGGTGGAGCTGGTCATGGCCTTTGAAGAAGAATTTGACCTGGAAATCCCTGATGAGGATGCGGAGGGCATTGCTACAGTGCAGGATGCTGTCGATTACATCTCCAAGAAAGCTGCTGCTTGA
- the fabF gene encoding beta-ketoacyl-ACP synthase II, with protein sequence MNPETVPMPAQPTSRRRVVITGLGALTPIGNSPTEFWQSLLAGRSGIGPITLFDASRHDCRIAGEVKGFDPLDYLERKDVKRTDRFVHLALAATQQALEDAQFQITDLNAEQVGVILGTGIGGIRVLEEQQTIYLQRGPDRCSPFMVPMMIANMAAGQLAIHFGAKGPNSCTVTACASSSNAIGDAFRLIQRGEVQAVITGGTEAAVTPLSMAGFSAMKALSTRNDDPEKACRPFDRDRDGFVMGEGAGILLLEELEHACARGAKIYAEIVGYGLTCDAHHMTNPAPGGEGAARAMRLALKDAGIPVQAVQYINAHATSTNAGDIAEVQAIKSVFGEYARALAISATKSMTGHLLGGSGGIATIATALAVHHGWAPPTLNLENPDPECDLDFVPHTARQLPLQVALVNAFGFGGHNVTLVLRRYSPA encoded by the coding sequence ATGAATCCCGAAACTGTGCCTATGCCTGCTCAGCCAACCTCCCGTCGCCGCGTGGTGATCACGGGTTTGGGTGCGCTGACCCCGATTGGCAACTCCCCAACTGAGTTTTGGCAGAGTTTGCTGGCGGGGCGCTCTGGTATTGGGCCGATTACCCTCTTCGATGCCTCTCGCCACGATTGTCGCATCGCTGGAGAGGTGAAGGGATTTGACCCCCTCGACTATCTGGAGCGCAAAGATGTCAAGCGCACTGACCGTTTTGTCCATTTGGCGCTGGCAGCAACCCAACAGGCTCTAGAGGATGCTCAGTTCCAAATCACCGACCTCAATGCCGAGCAGGTGGGGGTGATTTTGGGCACCGGTATCGGCGGGATCCGTGTCTTGGAGGAACAGCAGACGATCTACCTGCAAAGAGGGCCGGATCGCTGTAGCCCCTTCATGGTGCCGATGATGATCGCCAATATGGCTGCCGGTCAATTGGCCATTCATTTTGGGGCCAAAGGCCCTAACTCCTGTACGGTGACAGCCTGTGCTTCCAGCTCCAATGCGATTGGGGACGCTTTCCGCCTGATTCAGCGGGGGGAGGTTCAGGCGGTGATCACAGGGGGTACGGAAGCAGCGGTCACCCCCCTGTCGATGGCGGGGTTCTCTGCCATGAAAGCGCTCTCCACCCGCAACGACGATCCGGAGAAAGCCTGTCGTCCTTTTGATCGGGATCGGGATGGCTTTGTCATGGGGGAAGGGGCTGGGATCTTGCTGTTAGAGGAGTTGGAACATGCCTGCGCCCGTGGGGCGAAAATCTACGCGGAGATCGTTGGTTATGGTCTCACCTGCGACGCCCATCACATGACCAACCCTGCCCCAGGGGGCGAAGGGGCAGCGCGGGCGATGCGGCTGGCCCTTAAGGATGCCGGGATCCCAGTGCAAGCGGTGCAGTATATCAATGCCCATGCCACCAGTACTAATGCTGGGGATATTGCTGAGGTGCAGGCGATCAAATCGGTGTTTGGAGAATATGCCCGAGCTCTGGCCATCAGCGCCACCAAGTCCATGACCGGTCACCTTTTGGGCGGCTCCGGCGGCATTGCCACCATTGCTACCGCCCTGGCCGTTCACCATGGTTGGGCTCCACCCACCCTCAACCTCGAGAATCCGGATCCGGAGTGCGATCTGGATTTTGTCCCCCACACAGCTCGCCAGCTTCCTCTGCAGGTGGCCTTGGTGAATGCCTTTGGTTTTGGTGGCCACAATGTGACGCTGGTTCTGCGCCGCTACTCCCCTGCTTAA